A single region of the Populus nigra chromosome 2, ddPopNigr1.1, whole genome shotgun sequence genome encodes:
- the LOC133682196 gene encoding uncharacterized protein LOC133682196 isoform X3: protein MEGGIAVPLEGVIGTVTHNLIGIQAMPHSRRETDSLNDETFGSSEYTSDDRAEEERKRRASFESMRKEQHKAFQEKQKLNPEKSKDASDVTELLEDSKDNKRLLNGSNELDKTVIQPMPINDPDKPLYPLQAPVSRPLVPPGFSSAIVEKHAGAKSLTNSDPSEVDIELEGSLLQKKGTHVLDETSNNQDGKQFSQEMDLNAQHYRSPSACVSVDNKSENILNLAAALDLSSKRIDSKTSNLPEAFIDSENSEAIDLDAENVPGNKNVGESGSSHSTSILDKLFGSALTLNGTGSSSFIEHHDVKADDPRSPQTSQSSKFAQWFSEEEKKPVDNLPSGKPNDLLSLIVGGEKGGSQVKTTDHMLPTFPFQSFELADRHLKSNQKSVSVENNEELSITGKLDATPAVLTCEDLEQSILSEITENGSALPPPVYGWGGGDVKAEQEKADVHASQHLLSLLQKGTGLNNLAPSANLGISATDRQQNSGVANPSKAAHKPRHADAENIPNSGKALTLETLFGTAFMKELQSVGAPISRQRNSIGYARDDASESHGLPIPVIDDGLLPPTVEIPSSMSSHGSGVLASKQRQQIVLDRTEEHLLGFDPQNEADSSHLRTEMSSKLGGFDGSYEIQLPEEDSLIAVSDPLNLRNFLLARNSTKSELMPIPGTSVDIAEKLAALNSGFRDERPIGGHKGPPFLRGPYDMREPDVHYHNLHVQPSSPQLQPQLNRPGPMFHPLDSHPANMNAQMKLVAPENIRHDTPNHQFPENMLRPPFHHPSSALTGFNPTTRDSMLHQLHMRGSFPSPLLRRELSRGAIPLPHPNNQVTGFMQESSPMQGFPIGQRQPYFGALGIPPQANDGGGESNQPEALQRLIEMELRSNSKQIHPFATPGHGPGIYGHELDMSFGYR, encoded by the exons ATGGAAGGTGGGATAGCCGTTCCTCTGGAAGGAGTGATCGGGACAGTGACTCACAATCTGATTGGGATTCAG GCCATGCCTCATTCGCGCAGGGAAACTGACTCTCTTAATGATGAAACATTTGGTTCTTCTGAATACACGAGTGACGATAGGGCAGAggaggaaagaaagagaagag CTTCTTTTGAATCAATGAGGAAAGAACAACATAAAGCTTTTCAAGAAAAGCAGAAACTGAATCCAGAAAAGTCTAAAGATGCATCTGATGTTACTGAGTTATTGGAGGACTCAAAAGATAATAAAAGACTTCTGAATGGAAGCAATGAATTGGACAAGACAGTGATACAGCCTATGCCAATTAATGATCCTGATAAGCCTCTATACCCCTTACAAGCTCCTGTATCCAGACCTCTTGTGCCCCCAGGATTTTCAAGCGCCATAGTAGAGAAGCATGCTGGTGCAAAATCTTTAACCAATTCTGATCCCTCAGAG GTTGACATTGAACTCGAGGGAAGCCTTTTGCAAAAAAAAGGTACTCATGTTTTAGATGAGACTTCAAATAATCAAGATGGAAAACAATTTTCGCAGGAAATGGATTTGAATGCGCAGCATTATAGAAGCCCAAGTGCTTGTGTTTCTGTCGATAACAAGAGCGAAAATATTCTGAATTTAGCAGCAGCTTTGGATCTTTCAAGTAAAAGAATTGATTCTAAGACTTCTAATCTTCCAGAAGCCTTTATAGATTCTGAGAACAGTGAAGCAATAGATCTTGATGCTGAGAATGTGCCAGGGAATAAAAATGTGGGTGAATCTGGTTCATCCCATTCAACCTCAATTCTGGACAAGCTTTTTGGCAGTGCTTTAACACTAAATGGTACTGGTTCCTCCAGTTTCATCGAG cATCATGATGTTAAAGCAGATGACCCACGGAGCCCTCAGACCAGTCAATCTTCCAAGTTTGCTCAGTGGTTTAGTGAAGAAG AAAAGAAACCTGTTGACAATCTCCCATCTGGCAAGCCAAATGATTTGCTCTCACTAATTGTTGGTGGTGAAAAGGGTGGATCCCAGGTTAAAACTACTGATCACATGTTGCCAACCTTTCCCTTCCAAAGCTTTGAACTTGCAGACAGGCatttgaaatcaaatcaaaagtcTGTCAGCGTTGAAAATAATGAGGAATTGTCCATCACTGGTAAACTAGATGCAACTCCAGCTGTACTTACATGCGAAGACCTTGAACAATCTATTCTTTCAGAAATTACAGAAAATGGTTCGGCTTTGCCGCCACCTGTTTATGGCTGGGGAGGTGGTGATGTTAAGGCCGAGCAAGAGAAAGCTGATGTTCATGCATCCCAGCACCTTCTTTCCTTGTTACAGAAGGGGACAGGCCTGAATAATTTAGCACCATCTGCCAATCTAGGGATCAGTGCTACAGACAGACAACAAAATAGTGGGGTGGCAAATCCAAGCAAGGCAGCTCACAAGCCAAGACATGCAGATGCTGAAAACATTCCCAATTCAGGTAAGGCTTTGACTCTTGAAACACTTTTTGGAACTGCTTTCATGAAGGAACTGCAATCAGTAGGAGCACCTATTTCCAGACAAAGGAACTCGATTGGATATGCTAGAGATGATGCTTCAGAGTCTCATGGGTTACCCATACCTGTAATAGATGATGGTCTCCTTCCTCCAACAGTTGAAATTCCGTCGAGCATGTCTAGTCATGGAAGTGGTGTCTTAGCATCAAAGCAAAGACAGCAAATTGTGTTGGATAGGACTGAAGAGCATTTGTTAGGCTTTGATCCTCAAAATGAAGCGGACTCTTCACATCTTCGAACGGAAATGAGCTCTAAGCTAGGTGGCTTTGATGGGTCTTATGAAATTCAACTTCCTGAAGAGGATAGCTTGATTGCAGTCAGTGACCCTTTGAATCTCCGAAACTTTCTACTCGCTAGGAATTCAACTAAATCTGAGTTAATGCCGATTCCAGGGACATCAGTTGACATTGCTGAGAAACTTGCAGCTTTGAATTCTGGATTCAGGGACGAAAGGCCTATTGGAGGTCACAAAGGTCCACCTTTTCTTCGTGGTCCTTATGATATGAGGGAGCCTGATGTTCATTATCATAATCTCCATGTCCAGCCATCTTCTCCCCAGCTTCAACCTCAGTTGAATCGTCCAGGGCCAATGTTCCATCCATTAGACTCTCATCCTGCTAATATGAATGCTCAGATGAAATTAGTGGCCCCAGAGAACATTCGCCATGATACTCCTAATCATCAATTCCCAGAAAATATGCTTCGTCCCCCTTTCCATCACCCTAGCAGTGCACTGACTGGATTTAATCCTACTACGCGTGATTCTATGTTACATCAATTGCATATGCGTGGCAGTTTTCCTTCTCCACTCCTACGACGCGAATTGTCCAGGGGTGCGATTCCGCTTCCACATCCCAACAATCAGGTGACTGGTTTTATGCAGGAATCAAGTCCAATGCAAGGTTTCCCTATTGGTCAAAGGCAGCCCTACTTTGGTGCCCTTGGAATTCCACCTCAAG CTAACGATGGTGGTGGTGAAAGCAATCAACCGGAGGCACTCCAAAGGCTGATCGAGATGGAACTCAGGTCAAACTCTAAGCAAATTCACCCTTTCGCCACTCCAGGCCATGGTCCAGGGATATATGGTCACGAGTTAGACATGAGTTTTGGATATAGATAG
- the LOC133682196 gene encoding uncharacterized protein LOC133682196 isoform X1, with amino-acid sequence MSLQSGDLPGPNQHVETSNESRKKLKISYTREFLLSLSELDVCKKLPSGFDQSLLSELGDTSQDRYRIPGSASSQSFRRNDYSSSPPTRGDSSNFSRGIHGRWDSRSSGRSDRDSDSQSDWDSDAGRRFGNQSRRSGQVPEHDGLLGSGSFPRPSGYGAGLSAPKFRSNDQFQLNKSNELYQPPRPYRAMPHSRRETDSLNDETFGSSEYTSDDRAEEERKRRASFESMRKEQHKAFQEKQKLNPEKSKDASDVTELLEDSKDNKRLLNGSNELDKTVIQPMPINDPDKPLYPLQAPVSRPLVPPGFSSAIVEKHAGAKSLTNSDPSEVDIELEGSLLQKKGTHVLDETSNNQDGKQFSQEMDLNAQHYRSPSACVSVDNKSENILNLAAALDLSSKRIDSKTSNLPEAFIDSENSEAIDLDAENVPGNKNVGESGSSHSTSILDKLFGSALTLNGTGSSSFIEHHDVKADDPRSPQTSQSSKFAQWFSEEEKKPVDNLPSGKPNDLLSLIVGGEKGGSQVKTTDHMLPTFPFQSFELADRHLKSNQKSVSVENNEELSITGKLDATPAVLTCEDLEQSILSEITENGSALPPPVYGWGGGDVKAEQEKADVHASQHLLSLLQKGTGLNNLAPSANLGISATDRQQNSGVANPSKAAHKPRHADAENIPNSGKALTLETLFGTAFMKELQSVGAPISRQRNSIGYARDDASESHGLPIPVIDDGLLPPTVEIPSSMSSHGSGVLASKQRQQIVLDRTEEHLLGFDPQNEADSSHLRTEMSSKLGGFDGSYEIQLPEEDSLIAVSDPLNLRNFLLARNSTKSELMPIPGTSVDIAEKLAALNSGFRDERPIGGHKGPPFLRGPYDMREPDVHYHNLHVQPSSPQLQPQLNRPGPMFHPLDSHPANMNAQMKLVAPENIRHDTPNHQFPENMLRPPFHHPSSALTGFNPTTRDSMLHQLHMRGSFPSPLLRRELSRGAIPLPHPNNQVTGFMQESSPMQGFPIGQRQPYFGALGIPPQANDGGGESNQPEALQRLIEMELRSNSKQIHPFATPGHGPGIYGHELDMSFGYR; translated from the exons ATGAGTTTACAAAGTGGAGATCTACCTGGACCGAATCAGCACGTGGAAACGAGCAATGAATCACGAAA GAAGCTAAAAATTTCATATACAAGAGAATTTCTACTATCCTTGAGTGAATTGGATGTTTGCAAAAAATTACCAAGTGGATTTGATCAATCACTTCTAAG TGAACTCGGGGACACTTCACAGGATCGATATAGAATTCCTGGCAGTGCATCATCACAAAGTTTTAGACGTAATGATTATAGCTCATCCCCACCCACTAGAGGGGATTCAAGTAATTTTTCTCGGGGTATTCATGGAAGGTGGGATAGCCGTTCCTCTGGAAGGAGTGATCGGGACAGTGACTCACAATCTGATTGGGATTCAG ACGCTGGAAGGCGTTTTGGCAACCAATCTCGGCGATCTGGGCAAGTTCCTGAGCATGATGGACTTCTTGGAAGTGGTTCTTTTCCTAGACCGTCTGGATATGGTGCAGGGCTGTCAGCTCCAAAGTTTCGATCTAATGATCAATTCCAGCTCAATAAGAGTAATGAGCTGTATCAACCACCTCGTCCTTATAGG GCCATGCCTCATTCGCGCAGGGAAACTGACTCTCTTAATGATGAAACATTTGGTTCTTCTGAATACACGAGTGACGATAGGGCAGAggaggaaagaaagagaagag CTTCTTTTGAATCAATGAGGAAAGAACAACATAAAGCTTTTCAAGAAAAGCAGAAACTGAATCCAGAAAAGTCTAAAGATGCATCTGATGTTACTGAGTTATTGGAGGACTCAAAAGATAATAAAAGACTTCTGAATGGAAGCAATGAATTGGACAAGACAGTGATACAGCCTATGCCAATTAATGATCCTGATAAGCCTCTATACCCCTTACAAGCTCCTGTATCCAGACCTCTTGTGCCCCCAGGATTTTCAAGCGCCATAGTAGAGAAGCATGCTGGTGCAAAATCTTTAACCAATTCTGATCCCTCAGAG GTTGACATTGAACTCGAGGGAAGCCTTTTGCAAAAAAAAGGTACTCATGTTTTAGATGAGACTTCAAATAATCAAGATGGAAAACAATTTTCGCAGGAAATGGATTTGAATGCGCAGCATTATAGAAGCCCAAGTGCTTGTGTTTCTGTCGATAACAAGAGCGAAAATATTCTGAATTTAGCAGCAGCTTTGGATCTTTCAAGTAAAAGAATTGATTCTAAGACTTCTAATCTTCCAGAAGCCTTTATAGATTCTGAGAACAGTGAAGCAATAGATCTTGATGCTGAGAATGTGCCAGGGAATAAAAATGTGGGTGAATCTGGTTCATCCCATTCAACCTCAATTCTGGACAAGCTTTTTGGCAGTGCTTTAACACTAAATGGTACTGGTTCCTCCAGTTTCATCGAG cATCATGATGTTAAAGCAGATGACCCACGGAGCCCTCAGACCAGTCAATCTTCCAAGTTTGCTCAGTGGTTTAGTGAAGAAG AAAAGAAACCTGTTGACAATCTCCCATCTGGCAAGCCAAATGATTTGCTCTCACTAATTGTTGGTGGTGAAAAGGGTGGATCCCAGGTTAAAACTACTGATCACATGTTGCCAACCTTTCCCTTCCAAAGCTTTGAACTTGCAGACAGGCatttgaaatcaaatcaaaagtcTGTCAGCGTTGAAAATAATGAGGAATTGTCCATCACTGGTAAACTAGATGCAACTCCAGCTGTACTTACATGCGAAGACCTTGAACAATCTATTCTTTCAGAAATTACAGAAAATGGTTCGGCTTTGCCGCCACCTGTTTATGGCTGGGGAGGTGGTGATGTTAAGGCCGAGCAAGAGAAAGCTGATGTTCATGCATCCCAGCACCTTCTTTCCTTGTTACAGAAGGGGACAGGCCTGAATAATTTAGCACCATCTGCCAATCTAGGGATCAGTGCTACAGACAGACAACAAAATAGTGGGGTGGCAAATCCAAGCAAGGCAGCTCACAAGCCAAGACATGCAGATGCTGAAAACATTCCCAATTCAGGTAAGGCTTTGACTCTTGAAACACTTTTTGGAACTGCTTTCATGAAGGAACTGCAATCAGTAGGAGCACCTATTTCCAGACAAAGGAACTCGATTGGATATGCTAGAGATGATGCTTCAGAGTCTCATGGGTTACCCATACCTGTAATAGATGATGGTCTCCTTCCTCCAACAGTTGAAATTCCGTCGAGCATGTCTAGTCATGGAAGTGGTGTCTTAGCATCAAAGCAAAGACAGCAAATTGTGTTGGATAGGACTGAAGAGCATTTGTTAGGCTTTGATCCTCAAAATGAAGCGGACTCTTCACATCTTCGAACGGAAATGAGCTCTAAGCTAGGTGGCTTTGATGGGTCTTATGAAATTCAACTTCCTGAAGAGGATAGCTTGATTGCAGTCAGTGACCCTTTGAATCTCCGAAACTTTCTACTCGCTAGGAATTCAACTAAATCTGAGTTAATGCCGATTCCAGGGACATCAGTTGACATTGCTGAGAAACTTGCAGCTTTGAATTCTGGATTCAGGGACGAAAGGCCTATTGGAGGTCACAAAGGTCCACCTTTTCTTCGTGGTCCTTATGATATGAGGGAGCCTGATGTTCATTATCATAATCTCCATGTCCAGCCATCTTCTCCCCAGCTTCAACCTCAGTTGAATCGTCCAGGGCCAATGTTCCATCCATTAGACTCTCATCCTGCTAATATGAATGCTCAGATGAAATTAGTGGCCCCAGAGAACATTCGCCATGATACTCCTAATCATCAATTCCCAGAAAATATGCTTCGTCCCCCTTTCCATCACCCTAGCAGTGCACTGACTGGATTTAATCCTACTACGCGTGATTCTATGTTACATCAATTGCATATGCGTGGCAGTTTTCCTTCTCCACTCCTACGACGCGAATTGTCCAGGGGTGCGATTCCGCTTCCACATCCCAACAATCAGGTGACTGGTTTTATGCAGGAATCAAGTCCAATGCAAGGTTTCCCTATTGGTCAAAGGCAGCCCTACTTTGGTGCCCTTGGAATTCCACCTCAAG CTAACGATGGTGGTGGTGAAAGCAATCAACCGGAGGCACTCCAAAGGCTGATCGAGATGGAACTCAGGTCAAACTCTAAGCAAATTCACCCTTTCGCCACTCCAGGCCATGGTCCAGGGATATATGGTCACGAGTTAGACATGAGTTTTGGATATAGATAG
- the LOC133682196 gene encoding uncharacterized protein LOC133682196 isoform X2, giving the protein MSLQSGDLPGPNQHVETSNESRKKLKISYTREFLLSLSELDVCKKLPSGFDQSLLSELGDTSQDRYRIPGSASSQSFRRNDYSSSPPTRGDSSNFSRGIHGRWDSRSSGRSDRDSDSQSDWDSDAGRRFGNQSRRSGQVPEHDGLLGSGSFPRPSGYGAGLSAPKFRSNDQFQLNKSNELYQPPRPYRAMPHSRRETDSLNDETFGSSEYTSDDRAEEERKRRASFESMRKEQHKAFQEKQKLNPEKSKDASDVTELLEDSKDNKRLLNGSNELDKTVIQPMPINDPDKPLYPLQAPVSRPLVPPGFSSAIVEKHAGAKSLTNSDPSEEMDLNAQHYRSPSACVSVDNKSENILNLAAALDLSSKRIDSKTSNLPEAFIDSENSEAIDLDAENVPGNKNVGESGSSHSTSILDKLFGSALTLNGTGSSSFIEHHDVKADDPRSPQTSQSSKFAQWFSEEEKKPVDNLPSGKPNDLLSLIVGGEKGGSQVKTTDHMLPTFPFQSFELADRHLKSNQKSVSVENNEELSITGKLDATPAVLTCEDLEQSILSEITENGSALPPPVYGWGGGDVKAEQEKADVHASQHLLSLLQKGTGLNNLAPSANLGISATDRQQNSGVANPSKAAHKPRHADAENIPNSGKALTLETLFGTAFMKELQSVGAPISRQRNSIGYARDDASESHGLPIPVIDDGLLPPTVEIPSSMSSHGSGVLASKQRQQIVLDRTEEHLLGFDPQNEADSSHLRTEMSSKLGGFDGSYEIQLPEEDSLIAVSDPLNLRNFLLARNSTKSELMPIPGTSVDIAEKLAALNSGFRDERPIGGHKGPPFLRGPYDMREPDVHYHNLHVQPSSPQLQPQLNRPGPMFHPLDSHPANMNAQMKLVAPENIRHDTPNHQFPENMLRPPFHHPSSALTGFNPTTRDSMLHQLHMRGSFPSPLLRRELSRGAIPLPHPNNQVTGFMQESSPMQGFPIGQRQPYFGALGIPPQANDGGGESNQPEALQRLIEMELRSNSKQIHPFATPGHGPGIYGHELDMSFGYR; this is encoded by the exons ATGAGTTTACAAAGTGGAGATCTACCTGGACCGAATCAGCACGTGGAAACGAGCAATGAATCACGAAA GAAGCTAAAAATTTCATATACAAGAGAATTTCTACTATCCTTGAGTGAATTGGATGTTTGCAAAAAATTACCAAGTGGATTTGATCAATCACTTCTAAG TGAACTCGGGGACACTTCACAGGATCGATATAGAATTCCTGGCAGTGCATCATCACAAAGTTTTAGACGTAATGATTATAGCTCATCCCCACCCACTAGAGGGGATTCAAGTAATTTTTCTCGGGGTATTCATGGAAGGTGGGATAGCCGTTCCTCTGGAAGGAGTGATCGGGACAGTGACTCACAATCTGATTGGGATTCAG ACGCTGGAAGGCGTTTTGGCAACCAATCTCGGCGATCTGGGCAAGTTCCTGAGCATGATGGACTTCTTGGAAGTGGTTCTTTTCCTAGACCGTCTGGATATGGTGCAGGGCTGTCAGCTCCAAAGTTTCGATCTAATGATCAATTCCAGCTCAATAAGAGTAATGAGCTGTATCAACCACCTCGTCCTTATAGG GCCATGCCTCATTCGCGCAGGGAAACTGACTCTCTTAATGATGAAACATTTGGTTCTTCTGAATACACGAGTGACGATAGGGCAGAggaggaaagaaagagaagag CTTCTTTTGAATCAATGAGGAAAGAACAACATAAAGCTTTTCAAGAAAAGCAGAAACTGAATCCAGAAAAGTCTAAAGATGCATCTGATGTTACTGAGTTATTGGAGGACTCAAAAGATAATAAAAGACTTCTGAATGGAAGCAATGAATTGGACAAGACAGTGATACAGCCTATGCCAATTAATGATCCTGATAAGCCTCTATACCCCTTACAAGCTCCTGTATCCAGACCTCTTGTGCCCCCAGGATTTTCAAGCGCCATAGTAGAGAAGCATGCTGGTGCAAAATCTTTAACCAATTCTGATCCCTCAGAG GAAATGGATTTGAATGCGCAGCATTATAGAAGCCCAAGTGCTTGTGTTTCTGTCGATAACAAGAGCGAAAATATTCTGAATTTAGCAGCAGCTTTGGATCTTTCAAGTAAAAGAATTGATTCTAAGACTTCTAATCTTCCAGAAGCCTTTATAGATTCTGAGAACAGTGAAGCAATAGATCTTGATGCTGAGAATGTGCCAGGGAATAAAAATGTGGGTGAATCTGGTTCATCCCATTCAACCTCAATTCTGGACAAGCTTTTTGGCAGTGCTTTAACACTAAATGGTACTGGTTCCTCCAGTTTCATCGAG cATCATGATGTTAAAGCAGATGACCCACGGAGCCCTCAGACCAGTCAATCTTCCAAGTTTGCTCAGTGGTTTAGTGAAGAAG AAAAGAAACCTGTTGACAATCTCCCATCTGGCAAGCCAAATGATTTGCTCTCACTAATTGTTGGTGGTGAAAAGGGTGGATCCCAGGTTAAAACTACTGATCACATGTTGCCAACCTTTCCCTTCCAAAGCTTTGAACTTGCAGACAGGCatttgaaatcaaatcaaaagtcTGTCAGCGTTGAAAATAATGAGGAATTGTCCATCACTGGTAAACTAGATGCAACTCCAGCTGTACTTACATGCGAAGACCTTGAACAATCTATTCTTTCAGAAATTACAGAAAATGGTTCGGCTTTGCCGCCACCTGTTTATGGCTGGGGAGGTGGTGATGTTAAGGCCGAGCAAGAGAAAGCTGATGTTCATGCATCCCAGCACCTTCTTTCCTTGTTACAGAAGGGGACAGGCCTGAATAATTTAGCACCATCTGCCAATCTAGGGATCAGTGCTACAGACAGACAACAAAATAGTGGGGTGGCAAATCCAAGCAAGGCAGCTCACAAGCCAAGACATGCAGATGCTGAAAACATTCCCAATTCAGGTAAGGCTTTGACTCTTGAAACACTTTTTGGAACTGCTTTCATGAAGGAACTGCAATCAGTAGGAGCACCTATTTCCAGACAAAGGAACTCGATTGGATATGCTAGAGATGATGCTTCAGAGTCTCATGGGTTACCCATACCTGTAATAGATGATGGTCTCCTTCCTCCAACAGTTGAAATTCCGTCGAGCATGTCTAGTCATGGAAGTGGTGTCTTAGCATCAAAGCAAAGACAGCAAATTGTGTTGGATAGGACTGAAGAGCATTTGTTAGGCTTTGATCCTCAAAATGAAGCGGACTCTTCACATCTTCGAACGGAAATGAGCTCTAAGCTAGGTGGCTTTGATGGGTCTTATGAAATTCAACTTCCTGAAGAGGATAGCTTGATTGCAGTCAGTGACCCTTTGAATCTCCGAAACTTTCTACTCGCTAGGAATTCAACTAAATCTGAGTTAATGCCGATTCCAGGGACATCAGTTGACATTGCTGAGAAACTTGCAGCTTTGAATTCTGGATTCAGGGACGAAAGGCCTATTGGAGGTCACAAAGGTCCACCTTTTCTTCGTGGTCCTTATGATATGAGGGAGCCTGATGTTCATTATCATAATCTCCATGTCCAGCCATCTTCTCCCCAGCTTCAACCTCAGTTGAATCGTCCAGGGCCAATGTTCCATCCATTAGACTCTCATCCTGCTAATATGAATGCTCAGATGAAATTAGTGGCCCCAGAGAACATTCGCCATGATACTCCTAATCATCAATTCCCAGAAAATATGCTTCGTCCCCCTTTCCATCACCCTAGCAGTGCACTGACTGGATTTAATCCTACTACGCGTGATTCTATGTTACATCAATTGCATATGCGTGGCAGTTTTCCTTCTCCACTCCTACGACGCGAATTGTCCAGGGGTGCGATTCCGCTTCCACATCCCAACAATCAGGTGACTGGTTTTATGCAGGAATCAAGTCCAATGCAAGGTTTCCCTATTGGTCAAAGGCAGCCCTACTTTGGTGCCCTTGGAATTCCACCTCAAG CTAACGATGGTGGTGGTGAAAGCAATCAACCGGAGGCACTCCAAAGGCTGATCGAGATGGAACTCAGGTCAAACTCTAAGCAAATTCACCCTTTCGCCACTCCAGGCCATGGTCCAGGGATATATGGTCACGAGTTAGACATGAGTTTTGGATATAGATAG
- the LOC133681461 gene encoding large ribosomal subunit protein uL5c-like: MATHSLLRSLAASFHGRFPTLPSRLTARAPYGTQNGVISVRTTAEFVLVDKSEADKSIRLKTTYLETIVPLLLQEFSYTNIDQVPRIQKVVVSCGIGDAAQSSKEVEAAINDLALITGQRPVKTGAENAVGAFKSREARPLGIYVTLRGNMMYSFLDRLVNLGLPRTRDFQGGTPNSFNRQGNYSIGISDQSVFPEIDFDAVGKHRGMDVCITTTANTDQEAQRLLSLMGMPFIEGGGAVQPRKKKSKAHHSDSKSKERSRR; this comes from the exons ATGGCCACTCATTCGCTCTTACGCTCCTTGGCGGCGTCGTTTCACGGCCGATTCCCCACTCTCCCATCGCGCTTAACCGCACGAGCACCGTACGGAACCCAGAATGGGGTGATATCAGTGAGAACCACTGCAGAATTTGTCTTGGTGGACAAATCAGAAGCAGACAAAAGCATTCGGCTCAAAACCACATACCTTGAAACAATCGTCCCTTTGCTGTTACAAGAGTTCAGTTACACCAACATTGACCAG GTTCCAAGAATTCAGAAGGTTGTGGTGAGTTGTGGGATTGGAGATGCCGCGCAGAGTTCTAAGGAGGTGGAGGCAGCGATAAATGATTTGGCTCTTATCACAGGCCAAAGACCCGTAAAGACGGGGGCCGAGAATGCGGTTGGTGCCTTCAAGAGTAGGGAAGCCCGACCACTTGGTATTTATGTTACACTCAGAGGAAAT ATGATGTACTCGTTCTTAGATCGACTTGTTAACTTGGGGCTGCCTAGAACAAGGGATTTCCAAGGTGGGACCCCAAACAGCTTTAATCGACAAGGCAATTACAGCATTGGAATTAGCGACCAGAGTGTGTTCCCAGAGATTGATTTTGATGCAGTTGGTAAACACAGGGGAATGGATGTTTGCATTACAACCACAGCCAACACCGATCAAGAAGCGCAGAGACTCTTGTCTCTCATGGGTATGCCATTTATAGAAGGTGGTGGTGCCGTTCAGCCTCGCAAGAAGAAATCGAAGGCACACCACTCTGATTCAAAATCGAAGGAAAGGAGTAGGCGATGA